A genomic segment from Camarhynchus parvulus chromosome 7, STF_HiC, whole genome shotgun sequence encodes:
- the KMO gene encoding kynurenine 3-monooxygenase, producing MEPWDPRGKRVAVVGGGLVGALNACFFARRGFHVDVYEAREDIRVSSFARGRSINLALSHRGRQALRAVGMEEQIVAKGIPMRARRIHTPSGKKYSIPYGKKDQYILSVDRANLNKELLTAAEKYSNTKLFFGHKLLGCNAELGTLSIKRSDQQTLEVTYDLIVGCDGAFSTVRKQFMRQTRFNYSHEYIPHGYMELTIPPKDGDFAMEPNYLHIWPRNTFMMIALPNMDKSFTCTLFMPFEEFEKLTTGEQVLGFFQTYFPDAIPLIGEQELKHDYFLLPAQAMISVKCSSYNLSSRCVLMGDAAHAVVPFYGQGMNAGFEDCLVFDELMDQFHNDLAACLPEFSRLRVPDDHAISDLAMYNYVEMREHVNSAWFIFRKRVDNLLHALMPSTIVPLYTMVTFTRIRYHEALQRWKWQTKVINRGLVVVGAAGLGGTYLLIKRLARNLNFCLEDLWGWPHYLKNIGSLPFGTRVD from the exons ATATCCGAGTGTCCAGCTTTGCCCGGGGCAGGAGCATCAACCTGGCCCTGTCCCACCGGGGACGCCAAGCCCTGCGAGCCGTGGGTATGGAGGAGCAG ATTGTGGCCAAGGGCATTCCCATGAGGGCAAGGAGGATACACACACCTTCAGGGAAGAAATACTCCATCCCTTATGGGAAGAAGGACCAG TACATTCTCTCTGTGGACAGAGCAAATTTAAACAAAGAGCTGCTCACAG CTGCTGAGAAGTACTCCAACACTAAACTGTTCTTTGGACACAAGCTCCTCGGGTGCAACGCAGAGCTGGGGACATTATCCATAAAAAG ATCTGACCAGCAGACCTTGGAAGTGACCTATGATCTCATCGTGGGGTGTGATGGAGCCTTCTCAACAGTCAGGAAACAGTTCATGAGGCAAACACGCTTCAACTACAGCCACGAGTACATTCCTCATGGCTACATGGAGCTGACCATCCCTCCCAAAGATGGAGAT ttTGCCATGGAACCAAACTACCTCCACATCTGGCCGAGGAACACCTTCATGATGATTGCACTGCCCAACATG GACAAGTCCTTCACCTGCACGCTCTTCATGCCCTTTGAGGAGTTTGAGAAGCTCACAACAGGAGAGCAAGTGCTGGGGTTTTTCCAGACCTACTTCCCAGATGCCATTCCCCTCATCGGAGA GCAAGAGCTGAAGCACGATTACTTtttgctgccagcccaggccaTGATCTCTGTGAAGTGCTCCTCCTACAACCTCTCCTCCCGGTGCGTGCTGATGGGAGATGCTGCTCATGCTGTTGTGCCCTTCTATGGACAGGGCATGAATGCA GGCTTTGAAGATTGTCTGGTCTTTGATGAATTGATGGACCAGTTCCACAATGACCTCG ctgcctgcctcCCTGAGTTCTCCAGACTGAGGGTGCCAGATGACCATGCAATCTCGGATTTAGCCATGTACAATTATGTAGAG ATGCGCGAGCACGTCAATTCCGCATGGTTCATCTTCCGCAAGCGCGTGGACAACCTCCTGCACGCCCTCATGCCCTCCACCATCGTCCCACTGTACACCATG GTGACCTTCACCAGAATTCGCTACCACGAGGCCCTTCAGCGCTGGAAATGGCAGACAAAG GTAATTAATCGAGGGCTCGTTGTAGTGGGGGCAGCAGGACTGGGCGGCACCTACCTGCTGATAAAGCGCCTGGCACGGAACCTGAACTTCTGCTTGGAAGACTTGTGGGGCTGGCCCCATTATCTGAAGAATATTGGAAGTCTTCCCTTTGGCACAAGAGTGGATTAA